A single Acidobacteriota bacterium DNA region contains:
- a CDS encoding helix-turn-helix transcriptional regulator: protein MSEKNVELVHGSGNVFRDFGDPQADLKQAKAVLAARIIAVLDDRGLAVRKAASLTGFAAADFSRIRNADLGRFTLDRLMKMLASLDANARVTVKVDVSRSAPLPQPSQVR, encoded by the coding sequence ATGAGTGAGAAGAACGTCGAGCTTGTCCACGGAAGCGGGAACGTCTTCCGAGACTTCGGTGATCCCCAGGCCGACCTCAAGCAGGCGAAGGCCGTCCTTGCCGCGCGAATCATCGCCGTGTTGGACGATCGTGGTCTCGCGGTGCGCAAGGCGGCGAGTCTCACCGGGTTCGCCGCGGCGGACTTCTCCCGCATCCGCAACGCGGATCTTGGGCGCTTCACGCTGGATCGGCTGATGAAGATGTTGGCCTCTTTGGACGCCAACGCCAGGGTCACCGTGAAGGTCGACGTGTCCCGGTCGGCTCCGCTACCGCAACCCTCCCAAGTCCGCTGA